A part of Paramisgurnus dabryanus chromosome 15, PD_genome_1.1, whole genome shotgun sequence genomic DNA contains:
- the nifk gene encoding MKI67 FHA domain-interacting nucleolar phosphoprotein, which yields MTEGKLSDKPQKSLLALNPQDDAEFQKKVQQVKARPKTTQSMTPGVIYVGHLPRGLFEPQLRAYFQQFGKVLRVKVSRSKKTGGSKGYGFVEFECDEVAKIVAETMNNYLMGERLIKCDVMAPEKIHEKLFAGSQTGFKRPKRPSVTRYNKTHKPEDMEKLKKKLLSKESKLRKRLAAQGIDYDFPGFAAKVPAKKAQSEADVSVCSEDATPVCTPSLLERRKSIRVDDDDVDDEIIIKAKPASEICEDVEDSEEESDDDCEEEDDTEEDAS from the exons atgacgGAAGGCAAGTTGTCAGACAAGCCACAGAAAAGTCTGCTTGCTCTGAATCCACAGGACGATGCCGAGTTTCAGAAGAAGGTTCAGCAAGTGAAGGCACGACCAAAAACG ACACAGTCTATGACTCCAGGTGTGATCTATGTGGGCCATCTTCCACGAGGATTGTTCGAGCCTCAGTTAAGAGCTTATTTTCAGCAGTTTGGCAAGGTTTTAAGAGTAAAAGTTTCCAGGAGTAAAAAG ACTGGAGGGAGCAAAGGCTATGGTTTTGTGGAGTTTGAATGCGATGAGGTGGCCAAGATTGTCGCTGAAACCATGAACAACTATCTTATGGGGGAGAGACTCATAAAAT GTGATGTGATGGCACCCGAGAAAATCCACGAAAAGCTCTTTGCAGGTTCACAGACGGGCTTCAAGAGACCAAAGCGGCCTTCAGTGACTCGGTataacaaaacacacaagcCAGAGGACATggagaaacttaaaaaaaagcttttgaGCAAAGAGTCTAAGCTACGCAAGAGACTGGCAGCACAGGGCATTGACTACGATTTTCCAGGATTT GCAGCTAAGGTTCCTGCTAAAAAAGCCCAGTCTGAAGCAGATGTTTCAGTGTGCAGTGAG GATGCCACACCGGTGTGCACTCCATCACTGCTGGAGAGGAGGAAGTCGATCAGagttgatgatgatgatgttgatGATGAGATCATCATCAAAGCCAAACCAGCCTCAGAAATCTGCGAGGATGTTGAAGATAGTGAGGAAGAATCTGATGATGATTGTGAAGAGGAAGATGATACAGAGGAAGATGCATCTTAA